The following proteins come from a genomic window of Pseudomonas cichorii:
- a CDS encoding zinc-binding alcohol dehydrogenase family protein: MKAIAYYQSLPISDLNALQDIELPEPVAGARDVLVKVKAISVNPVDTKVRQNVQPEAGAAKVLGWDVAGVVKAVGSEVTLFQPGDKVFYAGSLTRPGANSELHVVDERIVGHMPKTLSFAHAAALPLTAITAWELLFERLQIAEGHADKEQSLLIVGAAGGVGSILTQLARQLTSLKVIGTASRPETNAWVRDLGAHEVIDHSKPLSEELKRIGQNQVTHVASLTQTDLHLDQLVESLQPQGKLGLIDDPKALDISKLKRKSLSLHWEFMYTRSMFETPDMIEQHNLLNRVAELIDAGTLKTTFGEHFGTINAENLRRAHELLESGKAKGKIVLEGF; the protein is encoded by the coding sequence ATGAAAGCCATCGCCTATTACCAGTCACTGCCCATCAGCGACCTCAATGCGTTACAGGACATCGAGCTGCCAGAGCCGGTTGCGGGTGCTCGCGATGTATTGGTGAAGGTCAAAGCGATTTCCGTGAACCCCGTGGATACCAAGGTTCGGCAGAACGTCCAGCCCGAAGCCGGCGCTGCCAAGGTTCTGGGTTGGGATGTGGCGGGCGTGGTGAAAGCGGTCGGCAGCGAAGTGACGCTGTTCCAGCCAGGCGACAAGGTGTTCTACGCCGGCTCGCTGACACGGCCCGGCGCCAACAGCGAATTGCATGTGGTGGATGAGCGAATCGTCGGGCACATGCCGAAAACATTGAGTTTTGCGCACGCAGCGGCGTTGCCACTGACGGCGATTACCGCTTGGGAGCTGTTGTTCGAGCGCTTGCAGATCGCAGAGGGCCATGCTGATAAAGAGCAGAGCCTGTTGATCGTCGGCGCAGCGGGCGGTGTCGGCTCGATCCTGACGCAACTGGCTCGCCAACTGACTTCACTGAAAGTCATCGGCACCGCTTCGCGCCCGGAAACCAACGCATGGGTGCGCGACCTGGGCGCTCATGAAGTTATCGATCACAGCAAGCCGCTAAGCGAAGAACTCAAGCGCATCGGCCAGAATCAGGTGACTCACGTCGCCAGCCTGACCCAGACCGATCTGCATCTGGACCAGTTGGTGGAGTCGCTCCAGCCGCAAGGCAAACTGGGCTTGATCGATGATCCCAAGGCGCTGGATATTTCCAAGCTCAAGCGCAAGAGCCTGTCGCTGCACTGGGAGTTCATGTACACCCGCTCGATGTTCGAGACACCGGACATGATCGAACAGCACAACCTGCTCAACCGGGTCGCCGAACTGATCGACGCCGGAACCCTGAAAACCACGTTCGGGGAACACTTCGGCACCATCAACGCCGAAAACCTGCGTCGCGCCCATGAGCTGCTGGAAAGCGGCAAGGCCAAGGGCAAGATCGTGCTTGAAGGGTTCTGA
- a CDS encoding LysR family transcriptional regulator, with the protein MLRFDDLQLFVRAADLGSLSAAARSMDMSAAVASAALKRIEQQLGVRLLARSTRSLRLTADGEGFLEYARAALGSLEDGRRLLASNQESCNGVLQLSAPSDFGRNVLLPWLDEFQQQHPQLSVRLLVGDRVDDLFRQPVDVALRYGEPGDSSLVARPVAPDNRRVLCASPDYLARHGEPQHVGELAQHNCLLLMLGDRIHDHWTFHDGRREVSLTVGGNRFSPDGDVVRRWALAGAGVAYRSWLDIAADVHAGRLKVLMPHLRGEAVPLNLLCAHRVQLNKPVNLLLEMLRTRCTRHSALASR; encoded by the coding sequence ATGCTGCGTTTCGATGATTTGCAGTTGTTTGTGCGGGCGGCTGATCTGGGCAGTCTGTCTGCGGCGGCACGGAGCATGGACATGTCGGCGGCAGTGGCCAGTGCGGCACTCAAGCGCATCGAGCAGCAGCTTGGCGTGCGCCTGCTGGCACGTTCCACGCGCAGTTTGCGCCTGACCGCCGACGGTGAAGGCTTTCTGGAATATGCTCGTGCAGCCCTTGGCAGCCTGGAAGACGGTCGACGCCTGCTGGCCAGCAATCAGGAAAGCTGCAATGGCGTCCTGCAACTCTCGGCACCTTCGGATTTCGGTCGCAATGTCCTGCTGCCCTGGCTCGATGAGTTTCAGCAGCAACACCCGCAATTGTCCGTACGCCTGCTGGTGGGCGACCGGGTCGACGATCTGTTTCGCCAACCTGTGGATGTGGCCCTGCGTTATGGCGAACCTGGGGATTCGAGTCTGGTGGCTCGGCCTGTGGCGCCTGACAATCGTCGGGTGTTGTGTGCGTCTCCCGATTACCTGGCTCGCCATGGCGAACCGCAGCATGTGGGCGAGCTAGCGCAGCATAATTGCCTGTTGCTCATGCTCGGTGACCGGATTCACGATCACTGGACCTTTCACGATGGCAGGCGAGAAGTGAGCCTGACCGTGGGCGGCAACCGCTTCAGCCCCGATGGTGACGTTGTGCGTCGCTGGGCCTTGGCGGGGGCGGGAGTGGCTTACCGCTCATGGCTGGATATCGCCGCCGATGTCCATGCCGGACGCCTTAAAGTATTGATGCCGCATTTGCGCGGCGAAGCCGTGCCGCTGAATCTGTTATGTGCTCATCGAGTACAACTGAACAAGCCGGTAAATCTGTTGCTCGAAATGCTTCGTACTCGATGTACGCGACATTCTGCACTCGCAAGTCGTTAG
- a CDS encoding ArsR/SmtB family transcription factor has product MEYAPCISQIATLLADPKRSAMIWALMDGTARPANELALMAGLSTSSAGAHLARLASGGLLKQEARGRTRFFRLAAPEIGAAVEALANASMVSADQISRNVAQPMPPLPIRRARICSDHLGGEMAAELYQRLLGAGWIEQMEQRVEVTSKGMAKFAERGIYVPALALRQRETVCVCPDWSERSPHLGGALGAGLLQLFIQMGWLRPTEESSTLQVSSNGQREIGKIASAA; this is encoded by the coding sequence ATGGAATATGCACCTTGCATCAGTCAGATTGCGACACTGCTGGCCGACCCCAAGCGTAGCGCAATGATTTGGGCATTGATGGATGGTACCGCTCGTCCTGCCAACGAGTTGGCATTAATGGCGGGGCTCTCGACGTCTTCGGCAGGTGCGCATCTGGCGCGACTGGCCAGTGGCGGACTGTTGAAACAGGAGGCACGTGGGCGCACACGTTTCTTCCGGTTGGCAGCGCCTGAAATCGGGGCCGCCGTGGAGGCGCTGGCCAATGCCTCGATGGTCAGTGCCGACCAGATCAGCCGCAATGTGGCGCAACCCATGCCGCCGTTGCCCATACGTCGCGCACGTATCTGTTCCGATCACCTGGGAGGGGAAATGGCCGCCGAGCTTTACCAGCGTTTGCTGGGGGCCGGCTGGATCGAGCAGATGGAGCAGCGGGTCGAGGTGACCAGCAAGGGAATGGCCAAGTTCGCCGAGCGAGGCATCTATGTTCCGGCGCTGGCATTGCGACAACGGGAGACGGTCTGTGTCTGCCCGGACTGGAGCGAGCGCAGCCCGCATCTTGGCGGCGCGCTGGGTGCAGGGCTTTTGCAGTTGTTCATTCAGATGGGATGGTTGCGCCCCACCGAGGAGTCCAGCACGTTGCAGGTTTCGTCCAACGGGCAGCGTGAAATCGGCAAGATAGCCTCGGCGGCCTGA
- a CDS encoding adenosine deaminase — MYDWLNALPKAELHLHLEGSLEPELLFALAERNKIALPWNDVEALRGAYAFNNLQEFLDLYYQGADVLRTEQDFYDLTWAYLQRCKAQNVIHTEPFFDPQTHTDRGIPFEVVLAGITGALKDGQSQLGVSSGLILSFLRHLSEEEAEKTLDQALPFRDAFVAVGLDSSEMGHPPSKFKRVFDRARNEGFLTVAHAGEEGPPEYIWEALDLLKIQRIDHGVRAIEDERLMQRIIDEQIPLTVCPLSNTKLCVFDHMSQHNILDMLERGVKVTVNSDDPAYFGGYVTENFHALHTHLGMTQDQAKRLAQNSLDARLVKP; from the coding sequence ATGTACGACTGGTTGAACGCCCTGCCCAAGGCAGAATTGCACCTGCATCTGGAAGGCTCCCTGGAGCCTGAGTTGCTGTTCGCTCTGGCCGAGCGCAACAAAATCGCACTGCCCTGGAACGACGTCGAGGCCTTGCGCGGGGCTTATGCCTTCAACAATCTGCAAGAGTTTCTGGACCTCTACTATCAGGGCGCGGACGTGCTGCGCACCGAGCAGGATTTCTACGACCTGACCTGGGCTTACCTGCAACGCTGCAAGGCGCAGAACGTCATCCATACCGAACCCTTCTTCGATCCACAGACCCACACCGACCGGGGCATCCCGTTTGAAGTGGTACTGGCAGGCATCACCGGAGCCCTCAAGGATGGCCAGTCGCAACTGGGCGTCAGCAGCGGCCTGATCCTGAGCTTCCTGCGTCACCTGAGCGAAGAAGAAGCCGAGAAAACCCTGGATCAGGCACTGCCGTTCCGTGATGCATTCGTGGCCGTGGGCCTGGACAGCTCGGAAATGGGCCACCCGCCCAGCAAATTCAAGCGTGTTTTCGACCGCGCCCGCAACGAAGGCTTCCTGACCGTGGCCCATGCCGGTGAAGAAGGTCCGCCCGAGTACATCTGGGAAGCACTGGATCTGCTGAAGATCCAGCGAATCGATCATGGTGTACGCGCCATCGAAGACGAGCGCCTGATGCAGCGGATCATCGACGAACAGATTCCGCTGACCGTCTGCCCGTTGTCCAACACCAAGCTGTGCGTGTTCGACCATATGTCCCAACACAACATTCTCGACATGCTGGAGCGTGGCGTGAAGGTCACCGTGAACTCCGATGACCCGGCCTACTTCGGCGGTTATGTCACCGAAAACTTCCACGCGCTGCACACCCATCTGGGCATGACTCAGGATCAGGCAAAACGTCTGGCGCAAAACAGTCTGGATGCGCGTCTGGTCAAACCGTAA
- a CDS encoding 2-oxoglutarate and iron-dependent oxygenase domain-containing protein — protein MNPLPIIDIAPLYTPDEHAWQAVASQIDQACREWGFFYIKGHPITAQRIEQVLSTGKQLFALPQAEKLKIDITQSSHHRGYGAIATEQLDPTLPSDLKETFDMGLHMDAAHPDVLAGKPLRGPNRHPDIPGWESLMEQHYLDMQALAQTLLRAMTLALGIEPDFFDQRFKDPVSVFRMIHYPPRHTATSTEQQGAGAHTDYGCITLLYQDAAGGLQVRDVRGQWIDAPPLEGTFVVNIGDMMARWSNDRYVSTPHRVISPLGVDRYSMPFFAEPHPDTRIECLPSCQSEASPARYPVTTCAEFLLSRFADTYAYRREQEAIT, from the coding sequence ATGAACCCGCTTCCCATCATCGACATCGCTCCGCTCTACACGCCTGACGAACACGCCTGGCAAGCCGTTGCCAGCCAGATCGATCAGGCCTGCCGCGAGTGGGGCTTTTTCTACATCAAGGGCCACCCGATCACGGCCCAGCGTATCGAACAGGTACTGAGCACCGGTAAGCAACTCTTTGCTCTGCCCCAGGCTGAAAAACTCAAGATCGATATCACCCAAAGCTCGCATCACCGCGGCTATGGCGCCATTGCCACCGAGCAACTGGATCCGACCCTGCCCAGCGACCTCAAGGAAACCTTCGACATGGGCCTGCACATGGATGCAGCCCATCCCGATGTGCTGGCCGGCAAACCCTTGCGCGGACCGAATCGCCACCCGGACATACCGGGCTGGGAAAGCCTGATGGAGCAACATTATCTGGATATGCAGGCCCTGGCCCAGACGCTGCTGCGGGCCATGACCCTGGCCCTGGGTATCGAACCTGACTTTTTCGATCAGCGCTTCAAGGATCCGGTCAGTGTCTTTCGCATGATCCATTACCCGCCACGCCATACCGCAACCTCCACCGAACAGCAGGGTGCCGGAGCCCATACCGATTACGGCTGCATCACGCTGTTGTATCAGGATGCCGCCGGTGGGCTGCAGGTCCGTGACGTGCGCGGCCAATGGATCGACGCACCGCCCCTTGAAGGCACGTTTGTGGTCAACATCGGCGACATGATGGCGCGCTGGAGCAACGACCGTTATGTGTCCACCCCACACCGGGTCATCAGCCCGCTGGGTGTCGACCGCTACTCCATGCCCTTCTTCGCGGAACCGCATCCGGACACCCGTATCGAATGCCTGCCAAGTTGCCAGAGCGAAGCCAGCCCCGCACGCTACCCTGTCACCACCTGCGCGGAGTTTCTGCTGTCACGCTTTGCCGACACCTATGCGTATCGGCGCGAGCAGGAGGCCATTACCTGA
- a CDS encoding BMP family ABC transporter substrate-binding protein → MHLSNPRRPLEKLLCAMAAVVGLGSSLLASAADPLKVGFVYIGPIGDHGWTYQHEQGRKAMVAALGDKVSSSYVENVPEGADAERVIRNMAKGGFDLIFSTSFGYMNPTLKVAKQFPNVKFEHATGYKQDKNMGTYLARTYEGRYVGGFLAAKMTKTKKIGYVASFPIPEVLRDIDAIQLALNKYNPGTEIKVVWVNSWFDPGKEADAANALIDQGVDVVFQHTDSPAPIQTAERRGVYAVGYASDMAHFGPKAVLTSIVNNWGPHYIQATEGVIAGTWKPQDYWGGLKEGTVELPISDIVPADVKAEAQKIIASIESGEFHPFTGPIKDQTGAVKIPEGKVATNAELASMNYYVEGITAELPK, encoded by the coding sequence ATGCACCTCTCCAACCCACGTCGTCCTCTAGAAAAACTGCTGTGTGCCATGGCTGCCGTTGTCGGCCTTGGTTCCAGTCTGCTCGCTTCGGCTGCCGATCCCCTGAAAGTCGGCTTCGTCTACATCGGCCCCATCGGCGACCACGGCTGGACCTATCAACACGAGCAGGGCCGCAAGGCGATGGTCGCGGCGCTGGGCGACAAGGTCAGTAGCAGTTACGTCGAGAACGTGCCGGAAGGTGCAGACGCCGAGCGCGTGATTCGCAATATGGCCAAAGGTGGCTTCGACCTGATTTTCAGCACCTCTTTCGGCTACATGAACCCGACGCTGAAGGTCGCCAAGCAGTTCCCGAACGTGAAGTTCGAGCATGCCACCGGCTACAAGCAGGACAAGAACATGGGCACTTATCTGGCCCGCACCTATGAAGGTCGTTATGTCGGCGGCTTCCTCGCGGCAAAGATGACCAAGACCAAGAAGATCGGTTATGTCGCCTCGTTCCCGATCCCGGAAGTCCTGCGCGATATCGACGCCATCCAACTGGCACTGAACAAGTACAACCCCGGTACTGAAATCAAGGTGGTGTGGGTCAACTCCTGGTTCGATCCGGGCAAGGAAGCGGATGCCGCCAACGCGCTGATCGATCAGGGCGTGGACGTGGTGTTCCAGCACACCGACAGCCCGGCACCGATCCAGACCGCCGAGCGCCGTGGTGTCTACGCGGTTGGCTATGCTTCGGACATGGCGCACTTCGGGCCGAAGGCGGTCCTGACGTCCATCGTCAACAACTGGGGCCCACATTACATCCAGGCCACCGAAGGCGTGATTGCCGGCACCTGGAAACCTCAGGACTACTGGGGCGGCCTGAAGGAAGGCACGGTTGAACTGCCGATCAGCGATATCGTTCCGGCTGACGTGAAAGCCGAAGCCCAGAAGATCATCGCCAGCATCGAGAGCGGCGAATTCCATCCATTCACCGGCCCGATCAAGGACCAGACAGGCGCAGTGAAGATCCCAGAAGGCAAGGTCGCCACCAATGCCGAGCTGGCCTCGATGAACTACTACGTTGAAGGCATTACGGCAGAACTGCCCAAGTAA
- the fecE gene encoding Fe(3+) dicitrate ABC transporter ATP-binding protein FecE, with protein MSILQAQQLDIGYGDTRIVQALSFSPPPGKVTALIGPNGCGKSTLLKAFARILTPQSGTLSLDGQAYAQLSPRELARKIAFLPQVLPIPEGVSVRQLVAYGRSPHNSLWGRLSGADRSSVDQALQRMELEALAERPLSDLSGGQRQRAWLAMVLAQDAAIVLLDEPTTYLDISHQVELLDLMRQLSAEGKTVITVLHDINQACRYADHLAVMQAGRLVASGTPGEVLDAELVSRVFDVQVQIMREPVAGTPMCIVERSTRCTS; from the coding sequence ATGAGCATTCTCCAGGCACAGCAACTCGACATCGGCTACGGCGATACCCGTATCGTGCAGGCGCTGTCGTTCAGTCCGCCGCCGGGCAAGGTCACGGCATTGATCGGCCCCAACGGCTGCGGCAAGTCCACCTTGCTCAAGGCGTTCGCCAGGATTCTTACCCCACAATCGGGCACGCTGAGCCTTGACGGTCAGGCCTATGCGCAGCTTTCGCCACGCGAGCTAGCGCGCAAGATTGCCTTTCTGCCGCAGGTGCTGCCAATTCCCGAAGGCGTCAGCGTGCGGCAACTCGTGGCTTACGGGCGCAGCCCCCATAACAGCCTGTGGGGACGTTTGAGCGGTGCCGACCGCAGCAGTGTCGATCAGGCCCTGCAACGCATGGAGCTGGAAGCACTGGCCGAGCGACCTCTTTCCGACCTGTCCGGCGGGCAGCGCCAGCGGGCCTGGCTGGCGATGGTCCTGGCGCAGGATGCCGCCATCGTTCTGCTGGATGAACCCACCACTTATCTGGACATCAGCCATCAGGTCGAGCTGCTGGACCTGATGCGCCAGCTCAGCGCCGAGGGCAAGACGGTCATCACCGTGTTGCACGACATCAACCAGGCCTGCCGCTATGCCGACCATCTGGCGGTGATGCAGGCGGGACGTCTGGTGGCCAGTGGAACGCCCGGCGAAGTGCTGGATGCCGAACTGGTGAGCCGGGTTTTCGATGTGCAGGTGCAGATCATGCGTGAACCGGTGGCAGGCACGCCGATGTGCATTGTCGAACGCAGCACGCGCTGCACCAGTTAG